One Campylobacterota bacterium DNA segment encodes these proteins:
- a CDS encoding ATP-binding cassette domain-containing protein: protein MKTPVITVRDVVTAFDDNIVHDHVSCTVYENEIYALLGGSGSGKSTLLREMIMLERPRSGRINVLGYDLANLSYEEAQDLRSRWGVLFQSGALYSSLTVGENIALLYHEYTRLPPRLVRELVKLKIDLVGLPPHAIHLYPGQLSGGMVKRAALARALALDPKLLFLDEPTSGLDPLSSRQFDALIQELRDLLGLTVVLVTHDLDTIHHIVDRFTLLGDKRAIAEGTLAEVLAVSHPIVDYFFQKGTHGISL, encoded by the coding sequence GTGAAAACGCCCGTTATCACCGTCCGGGACGTCGTCACCGCATTCGATGACAACATCGTCCACGATCACGTCAGCTGCACCGTCTACGAAAATGAGATTTACGCGCTGCTGGGGGGAAGCGGTTCGGGAAAATCGACCCTTTTACGGGAGATGATCATGCTCGAACGCCCCCGCAGCGGACGTATCAACGTGCTCGGCTACGATCTTGCGAACCTCTCGTACGAAGAGGCCCAAGATCTTCGCAGCCGCTGGGGAGTTCTGTTTCAGTCCGGAGCGCTCTACTCCTCCCTGACCGTCGGAGAAAACATTGCGTTGCTCTACCATGAATACACCCGCCTTCCCCCCAGGCTCGTCCGTGAACTCGTCAAGCTCAAAATCGATCTCGTCGGCCTCCCTCCCCACGCGATCCATCTCTATCCCGGCCAGCTCAGCGGCGGAATGGTCAAGCGGGCCGCACTCGCACGGGCGCTGGCGCTCGACCCGAAACTACTGTTCCTCGACGAACCCACATCGGGGCTCGACCCGCTGAGCTCGCGCCAGTTTGATGCGCTCATTCAGGAACTTCGCGACCTGTTGGGGCTGACGGTGGTCCTCGTTACCCACGATTTGGATACCATACACCACATCGTCGACCGTTTCACCCTGCTGGGGGACAAACGGGCGATTGCCGAGGGGACTCTTGCCGAAGTACTCGCCGTCTCCCATCCGATCGTGGATTACTTTTTTCAGAAAGGGACACATGGAATCTCGTTATAA
- a CDS encoding ABC transporter permease, protein MRSTSPATVTVVIEGTKARLICRGDWTLPNICGAARTLEQFRPPAAVEWDVREVLDVDSAGMALWHLHDRSFRESGIESTLTGADDNQTKLYRLLYPHPIGEVPPPGHSSWLYSLGRETHRYAQGAANFLSFLGEAFVLLVHTLRHPSKIRWHAIGAHVRTTGLQALPIIALSAFLIGVVIAYQSIVQLQKFGADIFIVDTIGISLTRELAPLITAIVVAGRSGSAFTAQVGAMKMTQEIDAMKTMGFNPFVFLVWPRVIALMLVMPLLIFFADIVGIFGGMVIASTQSHISFPEFIHRLQNALALKHYVIGIVKGPFFAFLIAMASLYRGFQVSMNTESIGHYTTKSVVNSIFLVIACDALFSVLLTELKL, encoded by the coding sequence ATGCGAAGCACATCCCCGGCAACCGTAACCGTTGTCATAGAAGGTACCAAAGCGCGGCTGATATGCAGAGGCGACTGGACGCTTCCCAACATTTGCGGCGCCGCCCGCACCCTGGAACAGTTCCGTCCGCCTGCAGCCGTCGAATGGGACGTGCGCGAGGTGCTTGACGTCGATTCGGCCGGAATGGCGCTGTGGCATCTGCACGACCGTTCTTTTCGCGAAAGCGGAATCGAATCGACCCTCACGGGCGCGGACGACAACCAGACCAAACTTTACCGCCTCCTCTACCCCCATCCTATCGGTGAAGTTCCCCCTCCGGGCCATTCTTCATGGCTTTATTCCCTGGGGCGCGAAACCCACCGTTATGCGCAAGGGGCGGCGAACTTTCTCTCTTTTTTGGGCGAAGCCTTCGTACTGCTGGTCCACACCCTCCGCCATCCTTCGAAAATCCGCTGGCACGCGATCGGCGCGCACGTTCGGACCACGGGGTTGCAGGCACTGCCGATCATCGCCCTGAGCGCCTTTTTGATCGGGGTGGTAATCGCTTACCAAAGCATCGTACAGCTACAGAAATTCGGAGCCGACATCTTTATTGTCGATACGATCGGCATCTCGCTCACCCGGGAACTCGCTCCCCTCATCACGGCCATCGTCGTGGCGGGACGCAGCGGGTCGGCCTTTACGGCGCAGGTGGGAGCCATGAAGATGACGCAGGAGATCGACGCGATGAAAACGATGGGGTTCAATCCCTTCGTCTTTCTCGTATGGCCCAGGGTGATCGCCCTGATGCTCGTGATGCCCCTGCTGATTTTTTTTGCCGACATCGTCGGTATTTTCGGCGGCATGGTGATTGCCTCGACCCAGTCGCACATCAGCTTCCCCGAATTCATCCATCGGCTTCAAAACGCCCTTGCGCTCAAACACTACGTCATCGGGATCGTCAAAGGGCCCTTTTTCGCTTTTCTAATCGCGATGGCCAGCCTCTATCGGGGATTTCAGGTGTCGATGAATACCGAAAGCATCGGCCACTATACCACCAAGAGCGTCGTCAACTCGATCTTCCTGGTCATCGCCTGCGACGCCCTTTTCTCGGTACTTCTGACGGAGCTGAAGCTGTGA
- a CDS encoding metal ABC transporter permease yields MTDLFLLPAVLIVILVALHTWFGKGILERGIIFTDLSIAQAAALGSAISLGYFHGEFLYPITLAFALGTGLLIAFATTRRLHLEAFIGLIYVLGASAILIVLAHSAEGMEHFKSLLANDILFTTQKQFLEALPLYGAIGAAIALIYPRSRGFGREALFFSLLALTVTSSVQLAGVLVVFILLVGPILVASMQCRFSPYPLAVFLGSLCGILSMLTAFYADLPTGYTIVFIGAFSALVSVLAFSAKKGSNAL; encoded by the coding sequence TATCCTGGTCGCGCTTCACACCTGGTTCGGGAAAGGCATTCTCGAACGGGGGATCATTTTTACCGATCTCTCCATTGCACAGGCTGCAGCACTTGGGTCTGCAATCAGCCTGGGATATTTTCATGGAGAATTCCTGTATCCGATCACTCTTGCATTTGCGCTCGGAACAGGGTTGTTAATCGCTTTTGCCACCACGCGCCGCCTTCATCTCGAGGCATTCATCGGATTGATATACGTATTGGGCGCAAGTGCCATATTGATTGTGTTGGCCCATTCGGCTGAAGGAATGGAACATTTCAAGTCTTTGCTGGCCAACGACATTTTGTTTACAACACAAAAACAATTTTTGGAAGCATTGCCCCTCTATGGAGCGATCGGTGCGGCAATCGCATTGATCTATCCCCGAAGCCGTGGATTCGGGCGCGAAGCACTTTTTTTCTCCCTGCTGGCGTTAACCGTAACATCTTCGGTTCAGCTTGCAGGAGTGCTTGTCGTATTCATACTGCTTGTCGGGCCGATTCTTGTCGCATCGATGCAGTGCCGGTTTTCCCCGTATCCCCTTGCGGTATTCCTGGGAAGCCTGTGCGGGATACTGTCAATGCTCACGGCATTCTATGCCGATCTTCCGACTGGATATACGATCGTTTTTATCGGCGCCTTTTCAGCGCTGGTATCCGTACTGGCATTCTCTGCCAAAAAAGGATCAAATGCGTTATAA